The window TTTGGGTGACTGCGATCCAAGTTCACGACCCAATGAAGACCTCTTGACGTTTGTATCTAAATGGATACTGATTTCCTACATGAACACTTTCCACCAAACAGACACTTTCTCTCATTGGCTGGAAAACCTCCGAGACATCCAAGCAAGAGCCCGAATCGTCGCCCGGATCAAGTCCGCTGAACTCGGGAACCTGGGAGATTGTGCATCAGTTGGGGAAGGAGTTTCTGAAATGCGCCTACATTTTGGCCCAGGATACCGGCTGTATTTCTGGAAAAGA is drawn from Spartobacteria bacterium and contains these coding sequences:
- a CDS encoding type II toxin-antitoxin system RelE/ParE family toxin produces the protein MNTFHQTDTFSHWLENLRDIQARARIVARIKSAELGNLGDCASVGEGVSEMRLHFGPGYRLYFWKRESQVYWLLAGGNKSTQQRDIQRAKALQREVEELIYGQGNEI